The following proteins come from a genomic window of Proteinivorax hydrogeniformans:
- a CDS encoding rubrerythrin family protein → MVKDDNMTAANLRSAFAGESQAYMRYSFWGQVAHKDGFPNVATLFEAVANSEKIHAQNHFDVHKNIHGDQLVPAMGGFGSASTSENLKAAREGELWEVDQMYATFIPTAEQQEESDAKRSFHWAREVEKGHADLFLEAKHSVDENKDYQYSSVYVCGVCGHTHPKNPKEKCPVCGAPESKYKKYGN, encoded by the coding sequence GTGGTTAAAGATGATAACATGACAGCTGCTAATTTACGGTCAGCTTTTGCCGGTGAGAGTCAAGCTTATATGAGATACAGTTTCTGGGGTCAGGTGGCACATAAAGATGGCTTTCCAAATGTGGCAACATTATTTGAAGCAGTGGCCAACTCTGAAAAAATACATGCCCAAAACCATTTTGATGTTCACAAAAATATACATGGTGATCAATTGGTGCCTGCAATGGGTGGTTTTGGCTCAGCTAGTACTTCAGAAAACCTTAAAGCTGCCCGGGAAGGGGAACTTTGGGAGGTTGACCAAATGTATGCAACGTTTATTCCTACTGCTGAACAACAAGAAGAAAGTGATGCAAAACGCTCTTTTCACTGGGCTAGAGAGGTAGAAAAAGGCCATGCTGACTTATTTTTAGAAGCTAAACATAGCGTAGATGAAAATAAGGATTATCAGTATTCTTCTGTTTATGTATGTGGTGTATGTGGTCATACTCACCCTAAAAATCCTAAAGAAAAATGCCCAGTTTGCGGTGCACCTGAAAGCAAATATAAAAAGTACGGAAACTAA
- a CDS encoding carboxylate--amine ligase: MRRIKYKSKAVVLGCNGYTGLSVIRGLGDNGVYVIGSDHSPKEAYATKSKFCDETLTIPHFSENEAGVVDELITFAKKEEVIPVLIPCADPYAELVDKYLDRLKNHFLLPPINQGLMTKLMNKDSLHTMALKHDMKVPKKIEVTQENIYEKVEDEIGFPCLLKPEFSYRFVKVFNKKMFIVNSKEDLEKSLLKAKKEKLDVFVQQLIPGGDDCMHSFDAYIDKQGRLTHHTTCQKERQYPINFGASVYTRQRYFPQLYKLGAKFFQDIGYRGFGEIEFKKHQRTGEFYLIEVNVRITNFDAMLRKVGFNVPFTIYSDMINKPLPDKHITTSTNMYFRYLYRDIIAILEYLKAGQQSIWNIFKSVAFKKKTYPIWSFSDPLPFLKFGRDMLKRVTAKILTFEKEKANKSDRAKERVPFQ, translated from the coding sequence ATGAGGAGAATTAAATATAAAAGTAAGGCAGTTGTACTAGGGTGTAACGGCTATACAGGTTTAAGTGTAATTCGAGGACTGGGAGACAATGGAGTATATGTAATCGGCTCAGATCACAGCCCCAAAGAAGCATATGCAACGAAATCTAAGTTTTGTGATGAAACCTTAACAATTCCTCATTTTTCAGAAAATGAAGCTGGTGTTGTCGATGAGCTTATAACTTTTGCAAAAAAAGAGGAGGTTATTCCGGTATTGATACCCTGTGCCGATCCTTATGCAGAACTAGTTGATAAGTATCTAGATCGATTAAAAAACCACTTTTTACTTCCCCCAATTAATCAAGGGCTGATGACTAAATTAATGAACAAGGATTCTTTACATACTATGGCATTAAAACATGACATGAAGGTGCCTAAAAAAATAGAAGTTACCCAGGAAAATATCTATGAGAAAGTTGAAGATGAAATAGGTTTTCCCTGCTTACTAAAACCTGAATTCTCTTATAGATTTGTAAAAGTTTTTAATAAAAAAATGTTTATAGTAAATAGCAAAGAAGACTTAGAAAAGTCGTTATTAAAAGCTAAAAAAGAAAAATTAGATGTTTTTGTTCAGCAGTTAATACCTGGGGGAGATGACTGCATGCATTCATTTGATGCATATATAGACAAGCAAGGCCGGTTAACCCACCATACAACATGCCAAAAAGAGCGACAATACCCCATAAACTTTGGTGCTTCTGTTTATACAAGGCAAAGATACTTTCCTCAACTTTATAAATTAGGCGCAAAATTTTTTCAGGATATTGGATATCGTGGGTTTGGGGAAATTGAGTTTAAAAAACATCAGCGAACTGGAGAGTTTTATTTAATCGAAGTTAATGTACGAATCACCAACTTTGATGCTATGCTCAGAAAAGTCGGGTTTAATGTCCCTTTTACCATATACTCTGATATGATTAATAAACCACTTCCAGATAAGCATATTACTACAAGCACTAATATGTACTTTAGGTACTTGTATAGAGATATTATTGCAATACTGGAATACTTAAAAGCCGGCCAACAATCTATTTGGAATATTTTTAAATCAGTAGCGTTTAAGAAAAAGACATACCCAATATGGAGCTTTAGCGATCCGTTACCATTTCTAAAATTCGGACGAGATATGCTAAAGAGGGTAACGGCAAAAATACTAACTTTTGAGAAAGAAAAAGCAAATAAATCAGATAGAGCTAAAGAACGAGTCCCTTTTCAATAA
- the ald gene encoding alanine dehydrogenase gives MLVGVPKEIKPNESRVAITPAGVVSMVKAGHEVIIENNAGMGSGFTNEDFEKAGAKILPTAKDVWTSAEMIMKVKEPLESEYELFQENQILFTYLHLAAEKPLTEALMEKNVVAIAYETVEEADGSLPLLTPMSEVAGRMATQMGSRFLEKPNGGAGVLMGGVPGVRPAEVVVIGGGVVGTNAAKIAHGMGSNVTILDINADRLRYLDDIFHGNINTLMSNPLNIEECAKKADLLIGGVLIPGAKAPKLVSKETVSEMKEGSVIVDVAIDQGGSIETIDRVTTHANPTYVVDGVVHYSVANMPGAVPRTSTIALTNVTMPYAVAIATKGWRKAIQEDKRLEPGVNVVNGKLVYKPVAEGLDLPYTPLEEALN, from the coding sequence ATGCTTGTAGGTGTACCTAAGGAGATTAAACCAAATGAAAGTAGAGTCGCAATTACTCCTGCTGGAGTAGTGAGTATGGTCAAGGCTGGGCATGAAGTTATTATTGAAAACAATGCCGGCATGGGAAGTGGATTTACAAACGAGGATTTCGAAAAAGCTGGAGCGAAGATTCTTCCAACAGCTAAAGATGTTTGGACAAGCGCAGAAATGATTATGAAGGTTAAAGAACCTTTAGAGTCTGAGTATGAGCTTTTCCAAGAAAACCAAATTCTATTTACCTATCTGCACTTAGCTGCAGAAAAGCCTTTAACTGAAGCTTTGATGGAGAAAAATGTTGTGGCTATAGCATATGAAACTGTAGAAGAGGCAGATGGATCATTACCCCTACTAACTCCTATGAGTGAAGTTGCTGGTAGAATGGCAACCCAAATGGGCTCTAGATTTTTAGAGAAGCCAAATGGTGGCGCAGGAGTGCTAATGGGTGGCGTTCCTGGAGTTAGACCTGCAGAAGTAGTAGTTATTGGTGGTGGAGTTGTTGGTACAAACGCTGCTAAGATTGCTCATGGTATGGGTTCAAACGTAACTATTTTAGATATAAATGCAGACAGGTTACGTTACCTTGATGATATTTTCCATGGTAATATCAATACTTTAATGTCTAACCCATTAAACATTGAAGAATGTGCTAAAAAAGCTGACCTTCTAATTGGAGGAGTGCTTATCCCTGGAGCAAAAGCTCCAAAACTAGTAAGTAAAGAAACTGTTAGCGAAATGAAGGAAGGGTCAGTAATTGTTGACGTTGCTATAGACCAAGGTGGTTCTATCGAAACAATTGACAGAGTTACTACTCATGCGAACCCAACTTACGTTGTTGATGGTGTTGTTCACTACTCAGTAGCTAACATGCCTGGTGCAGTTCCTAGAACTTCAACAATTGCACTAACTAACGTTACTATGCCTTATGCTGTTGCAATTGCAACTAAGGGCTGGAGAAAAGCTATACAAGAAGATAAAAGGCTAGAGCCTGGTGTTAATGTTGTTAACGGAAAACTTGTATATAAACCTGTTGCTGAAGGCTTAGACTTACCATATACTCCGTTAGAAGAAGCATTAAACTAA
- the spoIIM gene encoding stage II sporulation protein M, with translation MPLKYLIGRYIKENAFIYYFLTLILVLGIAFGAVMVNRLPSQHSEPLVDELQFYFEVLEERPDLERQELLWQSFNSNARFVIICWLLGLTIIGIPIVVFMVFSRGMVLGFSVAFLFEQASLRGLVFSILAILPQNLLVLPGILIASVASLSFSWVLIMKVVKNKNIQVLPHFRNYSVLCAVTLLIMLIAALVEAYITPAILRLIVPMMI, from the coding sequence ATGCCATTAAAGTACCTGATAGGGAGATACATTAAAGAAAATGCGTTTATATATTATTTTTTAACGCTAATATTAGTTTTAGGCATCGCATTTGGAGCAGTAATGGTAAATCGCTTACCTAGTCAACATTCTGAACCTTTAGTTGACGAACTACAGTTTTACTTTGAAGTACTAGAAGAAAGACCAGATTTGGAGAGGCAAGAACTACTATGGCAATCTTTTAACTCTAACGCTAGATTTGTAATTATTTGTTGGCTGTTAGGACTTACTATAATTGGAATACCAATTGTAGTATTTATGGTTTTTAGCAGAGGGATGGTACTAGGTTTCTCTGTAGCATTTCTTTTTGAACAAGCGTCATTAAGGGGATTGGTGTTTTCTATTTTGGCAATTCTTCCACAAAACCTGCTTGTTCTACCTGGGATTTTGATAGCTTCCGTAGCTAGTCTATCATTTTCATGGGTATTAATAATGAAAGTAGTAAAGAATAAAAATATTCAGGTGTTACCTCACTTTAGAAACTATAGCGTTTTATGTGCCGTAACTTTGTTAATCATGCTTATCGCAGCCTTAGTTGAAGCTTACATAACTCCGGCGATATTACGGCTAATAGTTCCCATGATGATCTAA
- a CDS encoding DUF3866 family protein, producing MVNRAVRKVTRVILENENIQVLELNKDEKAYNYTCFTGKVGVNDEVLVNTTAVDLNLGSGGYHFVIAKYPFASKKDLSPGHIIKLRYTPLQLRTYPIEEQLGEELDKVSLKDTVVITAELHSMLAPIALAIKKLKPQYKIAYVMTDGGSLSASHSKAATLLKESNIIEGVVTSGHSFGGDIEAINPVSAIQGAKAAFEADVIIVCMGPGIVGTGTEMGFTGIEQSYISDLAQKLGCKVYPAVRIGFVDERKRHNGISHHFLTNFGKLCGGKYTIILPRLTRERMNLLLNQLTEYGIKQKHHLAVANGVDIQNISELCKINLSTMGRGYNENKSFFDSLTALGGYVTKLMGSRL from the coding sequence ATGGTTAACAGAGCTGTAAGAAAGGTAACAAGAGTAATCTTAGAAAATGAAAATATTCAGGTTTTAGAACTTAATAAAGATGAGAAAGCTTATAATTACACCTGCTTTACAGGAAAGGTAGGTGTAAATGATGAAGTTTTGGTAAATACAACTGCTGTTGATCTAAATTTAGGTTCTGGGGGGTACCATTTTGTCATAGCAAAATATCCCTTTGCCTCTAAAAAAGACCTAAGCCCCGGACACATTATCAAGCTCAGATACACACCATTGCAGCTGAGAACTTACCCTATTGAGGAACAATTAGGAGAAGAACTAGATAAAGTTTCTCTAAAGGATACAGTGGTGATAACTGCTGAGCTTCATAGCATGTTAGCACCTATAGCATTAGCAATTAAAAAACTTAAACCTCAGTATAAGATAGCCTATGTAATGACTGATGGAGGGTCACTTAGTGCCAGTCATAGCAAAGCAGCGACACTACTAAAAGAGAGCAATATTATAGAGGGGGTAGTTACTTCTGGACACAGCTTTGGTGGAGATATTGAAGCGATTAACCCCGTTTCTGCAATCCAAGGAGCGAAGGCTGCCTTTGAGGCGGATGTAATAATTGTATGTATGGGTCCAGGTATCGTAGGAACAGGAACTGAGATGGGATTTACAGGAATCGAGCAAAGCTATATCTCAGACTTAGCTCAAAAACTTGGATGTAAAGTATACCCTGCAGTTAGAATTGGGTTTGTAGATGAAAGGAAAAGGCACAACGGTATTAGCCATCACTTTTTAACTAACTTTGGTAAACTTTGTGGTGGTAAATATACAATAATATTACCACGACTTACAAGAGAAAGAATGAATTTACTGCTTAACCAGTTGACTGAATACGGTATAAAGCAAAAACACCACTTAGCCGTAGCAAATGGTGTTGATATACAAAATATTAGCGAACTATGCAAAATAAACTTAAGTACTATGGGAAGGGGTTACAACGAAAACAAGAGTTTTTTTGATAGCTTGACAGCATTGGGTGGATATGTAACTAAATTAATGGGTTCTAGACTTTAA
- a CDS encoding M20/M25/M40 family metallo-hydrolase translates to MEQNVVDLFRKLVEIDSPSFKESELANYLSVELEKLDFDVKLDKHEKTTNIIGKRSGSGSTILLSAHMDTVQSNKGVKIVEKNGKIRTDGKTILGADDKAGITAILSGIKKTISEGKKLHPLEVIFTYGEEIGLCGAKKVNSNDLKAQLGYVFDSGGDVGIAINKAPSEIDFHAKVLGKEAHSGVNPEDGVDAIKIAGRIISKLKLGRIDEDTSSNIGVIKGGEMTNIVCPLVELKGEVRSHNYEKAQQIINQFEQTFKDVCDQHGGTVEFAKEVIYHNFYLGEDQQVTQFLKEKLDKLGLSLKLKSRGGGSDANVFNNKGIPTLNLAVGMANVHTNDEYVSVDNLVKSSKLVAEIVKKEQ, encoded by the coding sequence TTGGAGCAAAATGTAGTTGATTTATTCAGAAAGTTAGTTGAAATAGATAGCCCTTCTTTTAAAGAAAGTGAGTTAGCAAACTATTTGTCGGTAGAACTAGAAAAGCTTGATTTTGACGTGAAGCTGGACAAACACGAAAAAACGACAAATATAATAGGCAAAAGAAGTGGTAGTGGTTCTACAATTTTACTAAGTGCCCATATGGATACCGTTCAATCTAATAAAGGGGTTAAAATCGTAGAGAAAAATGGAAAGATTAGAACTGACGGTAAAACTATCTTAGGTGCTGATGATAAGGCGGGAATTACAGCCATTTTGTCAGGTATAAAGAAAACTATTAGTGAAGGTAAAAAATTACATCCTTTAGAGGTTATATTCACTTATGGGGAGGAAATAGGGCTGTGTGGGGCTAAAAAGGTAAATAGCAATGACCTTAAAGCACAGCTGGGTTACGTTTTTGACAGTGGTGGAGATGTAGGGATAGCCATCAACAAAGCACCGTCAGAAATTGATTTTCATGCCAAAGTTCTTGGAAAAGAGGCTCATAGTGGGGTAAACCCCGAAGATGGTGTAGATGCTATAAAAATAGCCGGAAGAATAATATCTAAACTTAAGTTGGGGAGAATTGATGAAGATACTTCATCAAATATAGGTGTTATTAAAGGTGGGGAGATGACAAATATAGTGTGCCCTTTAGTTGAATTAAAAGGTGAAGTTAGAAGTCATAACTATGAGAAAGCACAGCAGATTATAAATCAATTTGAACAAACCTTTAAAGATGTTTGTGATCAACATGGAGGCACCGTAGAATTTGCAAAAGAAGTTATTTACCATAACTTTTATCTAGGCGAAGATCAACAAGTGACACAGTTTCTTAAAGAAAAGTTAGATAAATTAGGCCTTTCTCTAAAATTAAAGTCAAGGGGTGGAGGTAGCGATGCTAACGTATTTAACAATAAAGGCATTCCTACATTAAATTTAGCTGTAGGCATGGCTAATGTTCATACCAATGATGAATATGTGAGCGTGGATAACCTAGTTAAATCGTCCAAGTTAGTAGCGGAGATAGTAAAAAAGGAGCAATAA
- a CDS encoding 2-oxoacid:acceptor oxidoreductase family protein, whose protein sequence is MLEIIMAGFGGQGVMSMGQLITYSGMIEDKEVSWMPSYGPEMRGGTANCTVVVSENPIGSPVVTEPDVVIAMNLPSLDKFESQVKPGGVLIVNSSLIERKCERDDITVLEVPANDIANDLGSGKVANMVVLGSLIAQTNVVTKESVIGALKKVLPEHRHNLIPLNEQAIDKGSEFAK, encoded by the coding sequence ATGTTAGAAATTATTATGGCAGGTTTTGGTGGTCAAGGTGTTATGTCTATGGGACAGCTTATTACCTACTCAGGCATGATCGAAGATAAAGAAGTATCTTGGATGCCTTCTTATGGCCCAGAAATGCGTGGTGGAACTGCAAACTGTACTGTAGTTGTATCTGAGAATCCTATTGGTTCTCCAGTGGTAACTGAACCTGATGTAGTTATTGCTATGAACTTACCTTCCTTAGACAAGTTTGAATCTCAAGTTAAGCCAGGTGGAGTACTAATTGTGAACTCTTCACTAATCGAAAGAAAATGTGAAAGAGATGACATCACTGTTTTAGAAGTTCCAGCTAACGATATAGCTAATGACTTAGGCAGTGGTAAGGTTGCTAATATGGTTGTTCTAGGCTCGCTTATCGCTCAAACAAACGTTGTTACTAAAGAATCTGTTATCGGTGCCCTTAAAAAAGTTCTTCCTGAGCATCGCCATAACTTAATTCCACTTAACGAGCAAGCTATCGACAAAGGGTCTGAATTTGCAAAGTAA
- a CDS encoding thiamine pyrophosphate-dependent enzyme, with amino-acid sequence MVKVWQKPESLTDKVLHYCPGCTHGIIHKITAEVMDELGIREETIGVAPVGCSVLAYNYFNCDMQQAAHGRAPAVATGIKRVHPDKPVFTYQGDGDLASIGAAEIVHAAARGEKITTVFVNNAIYGMTGGQMAPTSLEKQVTTTSPYGRDLDHAGHPIKVSEMLSTLPGAVYIERVSVHDVPHILKAKKAIKKAFEYQLEGKGFTLVEVLSTCPTNWGIDPVESLDWLKDNMLPYYPLGNFRSPEKEGK; translated from the coding sequence ATGGTTAAAGTATGGCAAAAGCCAGAAAGTTTAACAGATAAAGTACTACATTATTGCCCAGGTTGTACTCATGGTATAATTCACAAAATTACCGCTGAAGTTATGGATGAGCTGGGTATCAGAGAGGAAACTATAGGAGTTGCTCCTGTAGGTTGTTCAGTATTAGCTTACAATTACTTTAATTGTGACATGCAACAAGCTGCTCATGGTAGAGCTCCAGCTGTAGCGACAGGTATAAAGAGAGTTCACCCTGACAAACCAGTATTCACCTACCAAGGTGACGGTGACCTTGCTTCAATCGGTGCTGCTGAAATAGTACATGCTGCAGCAAGGGGAGAAAAAATCACTACAGTATTCGTTAACAATGCAATTTATGGTATGACTGGTGGCCAAATGGCTCCTACCTCTTTAGAGAAGCAGGTAACTACTACATCTCCATATGGTAGAGATTTAGACCACGCTGGTCATCCAATTAAAGTTTCTGAAATGCTATCAACCCTTCCAGGTGCTGTTTATATCGAGAGGGTATCTGTTCATGATGTTCCTCATATTTTAAAAGCAAAGAAAGCGATTAAAAAAGCTTTTGAATATCAGCTTGAGGGCAAAGGGTTTACTTTGGTAGAGGTTTTATCAACTTGTCCAACTAACTGGGGTATTGACCCTGTTGAGTCGTTAGATTGGTTAAAAGATAACATGCTACCATACTATCCATTAGGTAACTTTAGATCTCCAGAGAAGGAGGGTAAATAA
- a CDS encoding 3-methyl-2-oxobutanoate dehydrogenase subunit VorB → MGKTLMKGNEAIGEAAIQAGCRYFFGYPITPQNEIPAYLARRLPKEDGVFLQAESEVSAINMVYGAAGAGARVMTSSSSPGISLKTEGISYIAGAQLPCVIVNIVRGGPGLGGIQPAQSDYFQAVKGGGHGDYRVVVLAPSTVQELVDLTMDAFEIADYYRNPVMILGDGILGQMMEPVEFKPLNKRDSKEKTWATTGMKDREQNVINSLHMDPEGLENHNLDLQEKYAEITDKEAKSESYKTEDADIVIAAYGTTSRICRTAIDQLREEGIKVGMIRPITLWPFPADAFEEVVDSASKFLTVEMSLGQMVEDVKLAIDGRKPVEFYGRTGGMIPSVEEVKEKVKELVGGEK, encoded by the coding sequence ATGGGAAAAACACTAATGAAAGGTAACGAAGCCATAGGTGAAGCTGCCATTCAAGCAGGCTGTCGTTATTTTTTCGGATATCCAATAACACCACAAAATGAAATTCCGGCTTATTTAGCTCGTCGTCTGCCAAAGGAAGACGGAGTATTTTTACAAGCAGAGAGTGAAGTTTCTGCTATAAATATGGTTTACGGTGCAGCAGGTGCTGGCGCTCGAGTTATGACTTCTTCATCAAGTCCTGGAATCAGCTTGAAAACGGAAGGTATTTCTTATATAGCTGGTGCACAATTGCCTTGTGTAATTGTAAATATTGTTAGAGGTGGCCCAGGATTAGGTGGAATTCAACCAGCACAATCTGACTATTTCCAAGCAGTAAAAGGCGGTGGGCATGGCGATTACCGTGTAGTTGTGTTAGCTCCTTCTACAGTTCAGGAACTAGTGGACTTAACAATGGATGCTTTCGAGATTGCTGACTATTACAGAAACCCTGTAATGATCCTAGGTGATGGAATCTTAGGTCAAATGATGGAGCCAGTTGAATTTAAGCCTCTTAACAAAAGAGATAGTAAAGAAAAAACTTGGGCGACAACTGGTATGAAAGACAGAGAGCAAAACGTAATTAACTCTCTACACATGGATCCTGAGGGACTTGAAAATCATAACCTTGACCTACAAGAAAAATATGCAGAGATAACAGATAAGGAAGCTAAATCTGAAAGCTACAAAACAGAAGATGCTGATATCGTAATTGCTGCCTATGGTACCACTTCAAGAATTTGTAGAACTGCTATTGATCAGTTAAGAGAAGAAGGTATAAAAGTAGGTATGATCAGACCTATAACATTATGGCCGTTCCCTGCGGATGCATTTGAAGAAGTTGTTGATTCCGCTTCTAAATTCTTGACAGTTGAAATGAGTTTAGGTCAAATGGTAGAAGATGTTAAACTAGCTATTGACGGAAGAAAACCTGTAGAGTTTTATGGTAGAACTGGTGGAATGATTCCATCTGTTGAAGAAGTAAAAGAAAAGGTTAAAGAACTAGTGGGGGGTGAAAAATAA
- a CDS encoding 4Fe-4S binding protein produces the protein MAKGKNRVVFNEDLCKGCELCNTVCPTKIVIMDKGRINKKGYTPATVKEMDKCIGCAMCARICPDSVIEVEKEQQ, from the coding sequence GTGGCTAAAGGTAAAAACAGAGTTGTTTTTAACGAAGACCTATGTAAAGGCTGTGAGCTATGTAATACTGTGTGTCCAACTAAGATTGTAATCATGGACAAAGGAAGAATCAACAAAAAGGGGTACACCCCTGCAACTGTAAAGGAGATGGACAAGTGCATTGGTTGCGCTATGTGTGCAAGAATTTGTCCAGACTCTGTAATTGAAGTTGAGAAAGAGCAACAATAA